A stretch of Borrelia turcica IST7 DNA encodes these proteins:
- a CDS encoding D-alanine--D-alanine ligase: MKKNLMLIFGGVSFEHEISCRSAYGVYTALMKLDKYNVFSVFIDKNTGIWYLLDSVPADPEFVKKDSSSVISLVPGGGIFVRDRDLEIDVVFPIVHGRTGEDGSVQGLLKIMDIPCVGPGILGSAISSNKYFCKLLLKSFNIPLVPFIGLRKYDYLLDKEEIKNNIKQNLKYPVIVKPAILGSSIGINIAYDESQIEKCIEEAFRYDLTIIIEKFMRVREIECSVIGNDQIKVFTPGEIVIQDFVFYDYDAKYSTIPGNSIVFNIPAQLDTKHLLDIKEYAFLVYKYLELRGMARIDFFVEKDTGLIYINEINTIPGFTDISMFSKMCEHDGVGYESLVDKLVDFAFNSYEKRKKRIDFEKLED; the protein is encoded by the coding sequence ATGAAGAAAAATCTTATGTTAATATTTGGAGGAGTTTCTTTTGAACATGAAATTTCTTGTAGATCTGCTTATGGTGTTTATACAGCTCTTATGAAGCTTGATAAGTATAATGTATTTTCAGTGTTTATTGATAAGAACACTGGAATTTGGTATTTATTGGATTCCGTTCCTGCTGATCCTGAATTTGTCAAGAAGGATAGTTCTTCTGTTATTAGTTTAGTTCCTGGTGGTGGAATATTTGTAAGAGATAGAGACCTTGAAATTGATGTTGTATTTCCCATTGTCCATGGTAGAACAGGGGAGGATGGCTCTGTTCAGGGACTTTTAAAAATAATGGATATTCCTTGTGTTGGTCCTGGTATTTTAGGAAGTGCTATTTCTAGTAATAAGTATTTTTGTAAGCTCTTGCTTAAGAGTTTTAATATTCCTTTAGTACCCTTTATTGGACTTAGAAAATATGATTATTTGCTAGATAAAGAAGAAATCAAAAATAATATAAAACAAAATTTAAAATATCCTGTTATTGTTAAGCCAGCTATACTGGGTTCTTCAATTGGAATAAATATTGCATATGACGAGAGTCAGATTGAAAAGTGTATTGAGGAAGCTTTTAGATATGATTTAACAATTATCATAGAGAAGTTCATGAGAGTTAGAGAAATTGAATGCTCTGTTATTGGAAATGATCAGATTAAAGTATTTACTCCTGGTGAGATTGTTATACAAGATTTTGTATTTTATGACTATGATGCTAAGTATTCTACTATTCCTGGAAATTCTATTGTATTTAATATTCCTGCTCAGCTTGATACAAAACATTTACTAGATATTAAAGAATATGCGTTTTTGGTTTATAAATATTTAGAACTTAGGGGTATGGCTAGAATTGATTTTTTTGTTGAAAAAGATACTGGTTTAATTTATATTAATGAGATAAATACAATACCAGGGTTTACAGATATTTCTATGTTTTCTAAGATGTGTGAACATGATGGGGTTGGTTATGAGTCTTTGGTTGATAAATTGGTGGACTTTGCTTTTAATAGTTATGAAAAGAGAAAGAAAAGGATTGATTTTGAAAAGTTAGAAGACTAG